The Natator depressus isolate rNatDep1 chromosome 8, rNatDep2.hap1, whole genome shotgun sequence genome window below encodes:
- the NUF2 gene encoding kinetochore protein Nuf2 isoform X2, which translates to MDLLTFPRYNPSDIITHIRNQILTGSEAKNLSKNDLFPNPKREVLHMIFMRTLQNVYGIRLEHFYMMPVTVDIMYPQIVEGFLPICNLYINMERFLPVCRINDFQLADVINPKAKRTARFLSGILNFIHFQESRREIYMEFQWAYKSALEKIQQLQTANQEAAVKLEKLDTIPVEQKAEFKQLSDDIKELQQVLNQDYRQKTTALQEVTSQKKAEVAERTRSLNQLKVTMATLKEEQEQLKSKIVESPEELKNYKEHMKETVQKLKKTKQEVIEKYEGYRDLVEILPSCQLEVQLYQKKMQSQGANVERMANISSEVRNLEDQIENGQIELKNAATDEMSLKRLVNAKREKLSTAEIRIKKKQEDVEQYKRTVFECFLCFDSYGI; encoded by the exons ATGGATCTCTTAACGTTTCCCAGATATAATCCTAGTGACATCATAACTCACATCCGCAATCAGATCCTAACAGGATCCGAAGCTAAAAACCTCTCCAAAAATGACTTGTTTCCAAATCCCAAG CGTGAGGTATTGCACATGATCTTCATGAGAACCTTGCAGAATGTGTATGGAATCCGTCTGGAGCACTTCTATATG ATGCCGGTCACTGTTGACATAATGTATCCACAGATTGTTGAAGGCTTCCTACCTATTTGTAACTTGTATATTAATAT gGAGCGTTTTCTTCCGGTCTGCCGTATTAATGACTTTCAGCTTGCTGATGTCATAAATCCAA AAGCAAAGCGGACAGCTCGTTTCTTGAGTGGCATTCTTAACTTTATTCACTTCCAAGAATCGCGCCGTGAGATCTACATGGAATTCCAGTGGGCATAT AAATCAGCTCTGGAAAAAATACAGCAACTGCAGACAGCAAATCAGGAGGCAGCAGTGAAGCTAGAGAAACTTGA CACGATTCCAGTAGAGCAAAAAGCAGAGTTCAAGCAGCTGTCTGATGATATTAAAGAACTGCAGCAAGTACTAAACCAGGACTATCGTCAAAAAACG ACAGCTTTGCAAGAAGTGACTTCCCAAAAGAAAGCAGAAGTTGCAGAGAGAACTCGAAGTCTG AATCAGCTAAAAGTGACAATGGCTACTTTGAAAGAAGAACAAGAGCAACTGAAATCAAAAATTGTAGAGTCTCCAGAGGaactgaagaattacaaagaaCATATGAAGGAGACTGTCCAGAAACTCAAGAAAACCAAG CAAGAGGTTATTGAGAAGTATGAAGGTTATCGAGACCTAGTTGAGATTCTGCCATCATGTCAATTAGAGGTGCAATTATACCAAAAGAAAATGCAAAGCCAAGGAGCAAATGTGGAGAGAATGGCCAATATCTCATCAGAG GTCAGAAATCTCGAGGACCAGATTGAGAATGGCCAGATAGAGTTGAAGAATGCTGCGACAGATGAAATGTCCTTAAAGAGACTGGTCAATGCTAAGCGTGAGAAGCTGTCTACAGCTGAAATAAGGATAAAGAAGAAACAGGAGGATGTTGAGCAGTACAAGCGCACAGTATTTGA ATGTTTCCTGTGTTTTGACAGTTATGGGATTTAG
- the NUF2 gene encoding kinetochore protein Nuf2 isoform X1 — MDLLTFPRYNPSDIITHIRNQILTGSEAKNLSKNDLFPNPKREVLHMIFMRTLQNVYGIRLEHFYMMPVTVDIMYPQIVEGFLPICNLYINMERFLPVCRINDFQLADVINPKAKRTARFLSGILNFIHFQESRREIYMEFQWAYKSALEKIQQLQTANQEAAVKLEKLDTIPVEQKAEFKQLSDDIKELQQVLNQDYRQKTTALQEVTSQKKAEVAERTRSLNQLKVTMATLKEEQEQLKSKIVESPEELKNYKEHMKETVQKLKKTKQEVIEKYEGYRDLVEILPSCQLEVQLYQKKMQSQGANVERMANISSEVRNLEDQIENGQIELKNAATDEMSLKRLVNAKREKLSTAEIRIKKKQEDVEQYKRTVFEYCNRVQEKRGAVYEKVTVIHKEIQQVRFKVQQLNENTEKEKMKAQEIYLNLRAGLEKYHEALAKIAESYAVSRDEKTAELKRRML, encoded by the exons ATGGATCTCTTAACGTTTCCCAGATATAATCCTAGTGACATCATAACTCACATCCGCAATCAGATCCTAACAGGATCCGAAGCTAAAAACCTCTCCAAAAATGACTTGTTTCCAAATCCCAAG CGTGAGGTATTGCACATGATCTTCATGAGAACCTTGCAGAATGTGTATGGAATCCGTCTGGAGCACTTCTATATG ATGCCGGTCACTGTTGACATAATGTATCCACAGATTGTTGAAGGCTTCCTACCTATTTGTAACTTGTATATTAATAT gGAGCGTTTTCTTCCGGTCTGCCGTATTAATGACTTTCAGCTTGCTGATGTCATAAATCCAA AAGCAAAGCGGACAGCTCGTTTCTTGAGTGGCATTCTTAACTTTATTCACTTCCAAGAATCGCGCCGTGAGATCTACATGGAATTCCAGTGGGCATAT AAATCAGCTCTGGAAAAAATACAGCAACTGCAGACAGCAAATCAGGAGGCAGCAGTGAAGCTAGAGAAACTTGA CACGATTCCAGTAGAGCAAAAAGCAGAGTTCAAGCAGCTGTCTGATGATATTAAAGAACTGCAGCAAGTACTAAACCAGGACTATCGTCAAAAAACG ACAGCTTTGCAAGAAGTGACTTCCCAAAAGAAAGCAGAAGTTGCAGAGAGAACTCGAAGTCTG AATCAGCTAAAAGTGACAATGGCTACTTTGAAAGAAGAACAAGAGCAACTGAAATCAAAAATTGTAGAGTCTCCAGAGGaactgaagaattacaaagaaCATATGAAGGAGACTGTCCAGAAACTCAAGAAAACCAAG CAAGAGGTTATTGAGAAGTATGAAGGTTATCGAGACCTAGTTGAGATTCTGCCATCATGTCAATTAGAGGTGCAATTATACCAAAAGAAAATGCAAAGCCAAGGAGCAAATGTGGAGAGAATGGCCAATATCTCATCAGAG GTCAGAAATCTCGAGGACCAGATTGAGAATGGCCAGATAGAGTTGAAGAATGCTGCGACAGATGAAATGTCCTTAAAGAGACTGGTCAATGCTAAGCGTGAGAAGCTGTCTACAGCTGAAATAAGGATAAAGAAGAAACAGGAGGATGTTGAGCAGTACAAGCGCACAGTATTTGA GTATTGTAACAGAGTTCAGGAGAAGAGAGGGGCTGTCTATGAGAAGGTGACGGTGATTCACAAGGAAATCCAGCAAGTCAGATTCAAAGTCCAGCAGCTGAACGAGaacactgaaaaggaaaaaatgaaagcaCAG